A genomic region of Synechococcus sp. NOUM97013 contains the following coding sequences:
- a CDS encoding sulfotransferase: protein MNLSSPPVIIVGAPRSGTNILRDTIVSVKPFITWSCDEINHVWHFGQSNVSNYDDLPVSSLNSDIKYYIRKRFCSLAASSNVESPIVVEKTCANCLRLPFVDAIFPNAKYIYIRRQPLPVIFSAMKRWTSSPNLSYSLKKLLHIPASSAIPVLFNFTLMRAKQFFSPESLLPNWGPSFYDLDVLKETYSLEKVCALQWSRCVASAEQFLFNNLDHSRVAAISYEDFVLNPFHTLSIALDHLQLSDLIIEDELRMASTFVHKDSLTTSCPLDSDKKNDLIAYLDSLDTPNYLL, encoded by the coding sequence GTGAATTTATCAAGCCCTCCAGTTATTATTGTTGGTGCCCCAAGATCTGGAACTAACATTTTGCGGGATACCATTGTTTCCGTGAAACCGTTTATTACATGGTCTTGTGATGAAATTAACCATGTTTGGCATTTCGGTCAAAGTAATGTTAGTAACTATGATGATCTACCTGTCTCATCTTTAAATTCGGATATCAAATATTATATACGAAAACGTTTTTGCTCTTTAGCCGCTTCTTCTAATGTTGAGTCACCTATTGTTGTTGAAAAGACTTGTGCAAATTGTTTGAGGTTACCTTTTGTAGATGCAATTTTCCCGAACGCAAAGTATATTTATATTAGGCGGCAGCCTCTACCCGTAATATTTTCTGCAATGAAGAGGTGGACTTCATCACCGAATCTTTCTTATTCTCTCAAAAAATTATTGCATATACCTGCGTCTTCAGCTATACCTGTCTTGTTTAATTTTACGCTCATGAGAGCAAAGCAATTCTTTTCGCCTGAAAGTCTTTTGCCTAATTGGGGCCCATCTTTTTATGATCTAGATGTTTTAAAGGAGACATACTCGCTTGAGAAAGTTTGTGCTTTGCAGTGGTCTAGATGTGTTGCATCGGCAGAACAGTTTTTATTTAATAATTTAGATCATTCAAGAGTCGCGGCCATATCATATGAAGATTTTGTTTTAAACCCTTTTCACACTCTTTCAATTGCTTTAGATCATTTGCAATTATCTGATCTTATTATTGAAGATGAGCTGCGAATGGCTTCAACCTTTGTTCATAAAGATTCGCTTACTACTTCTTGTCCACTTGATTCAGATAAGAAGAATGATTTAATTGCGTATTTAGACTCATTAGATACACCAAATTATTTATTATGA
- a CDS encoding sugar transferase produces the protein MTPLLTDRQLRIKRSFDFFLSFLLVTVFLPFFPVLFLLCSIDTNDFGMFCQVRIGIRGRPFVVYKFRTMSTRFSPATSSITLFCDKRISVFGRFLRKTKLDELPQIFNILKGDMSFVGPRPDVAGYADKLVGNDASLLSVPPGVTSVASLFYIDEEFILSDQIDPGFYYHSVIWPAKVRLNLDYYRNWVLTKDFMLIIKTVYILLSRIFR, from the coding sequence ATGACGCCTCTTTTGACTGACCGTCAGCTTAGAATTAAGAGATCTTTTGATTTTTTTCTGTCGTTTTTATTGGTCACCGTCTTTCTTCCTTTTTTTCCCGTCCTCTTTTTGCTTTGTTCTATCGATACTAATGATTTTGGGATGTTTTGCCAAGTTCGCATAGGAATTCGTGGGCGTCCCTTTGTTGTTTATAAATTTCGCACTATGTCTACACGATTTAGTCCTGCCACTTCGTCAATTACATTGTTTTGCGATAAGAGAATTTCTGTTTTTGGACGATTTCTCAGAAAGACTAAGCTTGATGAGTTGCCCCAGATTTTCAATATATTAAAAGGTGACATGTCATTTGTTGGACCGCGACCAGATGTTGCTGGTTATGCTGATAAGCTTGTTGGTAATGATGCTTCGTTGCTTTCAGTGCCCCCCGGGGTTACTTCTGTGGCCTCTTTGTTTTATATTGACGAAGAATTTATCTTGTCTGATCAGATCGATCCAGGCTTTTACTATCACAGTGTTATCTGGCCAGCGAAAGTGCGTCTTAATCTTGACTACTATCGAAATTGGGTCTTGACTAAAGATTTTATGCTGATAATTAAAACAGTTTACATTTTGTTATCTCGTATATTTAGATAG
- a CDS encoding putative colanic acid biosynthesis acetyltransferase, with product MLKIFGSEVSWSSKIYPSARVDQPWNLALSRFTSIGPFVHLYCLSKVSIGSYTRVSFRSTVCSATHDYNDASFPLLRQPVSIGSNVWIASEAFIGPGVTVGNGSVIGARAVCFSDIPDNVVAIGNPSMIIKSVSST from the coding sequence ATGCTAAAGATTTTTGGCTCGGAAGTTTCTTGGAGTTCCAAGATTTATCCATCTGCGCGTGTCGATCAGCCATGGAATCTGGCTTTGTCCCGTTTTACATCAATTGGACCTTTTGTTCATCTTTATTGCTTGTCTAAGGTGAGCATAGGCTCCTACACGCGAGTTTCTTTTCGGTCAACTGTTTGCTCTGCTACTCATGATTATAATGACGCTTCTTTCCCTCTTCTAAGACAGCCCGTATCTATCGGTAGTAATGTTTGGATTGCAAGCGAAGCATTCATTGGGCCAGGTGTTACTGTTGGCAATGGTTCGGTAATTGGTGCTCGTGCGGTATGTTTTTCTGATATTCCTGATAATGTAGTTGCTATTGGCAATCCTTCTATGATCATTAAATCTGTATCGTCAACCTGA
- a CDS encoding DegT/DnrJ/EryC1/StrS aminotransferase family protein, producing MHLSAWPCFDQEQLAVVQEVLRSGKVNYWSGSHGRLFEKEFSRLCGTEYAVALANGSLALSSAYLSLGIGESDEIITTPRSFIATASSAILLGAKPVFADVDPDSGSITAETIEPLITACTKAISVVHLGGWPADMSAILDLARGNGIAVVEDCAQAHGARIQGQSVGSFGDVAAWSFCQEKIISTGGEGGMVTTNRADLWDLMWAFKDHGKTHEAVYDRDHPPGFRWLHERFGSNFRLTEVQSAIGRIQLQRLTEWITARTRNALMLAQALADCSAVRVPLPPEGITHAWYKFYAFVKSDALSDGWSRDRILSEIESLGYPALAGSCSEVYLEKCFKEAGLSPPKRLPVAQELGQTSLMFLVHPSITPEQMAGYADAVRSVVIRACR from the coding sequence ATGCATCTTTCTGCGTGGCCTTGTTTTGATCAAGAACAGCTTGCTGTCGTTCAAGAGGTCTTGAGGTCTGGAAAGGTTAATTACTGGAGTGGTTCGCATGGTCGCTTGTTTGAGAAAGAATTTTCTCGCCTTTGTGGGACTGAGTATGCAGTCGCTTTGGCGAATGGTTCGCTTGCATTGTCATCAGCCTATTTGTCTCTAGGAATCGGTGAGTCTGATGAGATTATTACTACGCCTAGATCATTTATTGCAACTGCTTCTAGTGCCATTTTGTTAGGGGCGAAGCCAGTTTTTGCAGATGTTGACCCTGATTCGGGCTCCATAACAGCTGAAACAATTGAACCCCTGATCACAGCCTGCACCAAGGCTATCTCTGTTGTTCACCTTGGTGGCTGGCCTGCCGACATGTCCGCGATTCTCGACTTGGCCCGTGGCAACGGTATCGCTGTTGTTGAAGATTGCGCTCAGGCTCATGGTGCCCGCATCCAAGGTCAGTCCGTGGGCAGTTTTGGCGACGTTGCCGCATGGAGTTTTTGCCAGGAAAAAATTATCTCTACTGGCGGAGAAGGCGGGATGGTGACTACCAACCGAGCTGATCTCTGGGATTTGATGTGGGCCTTCAAAGACCATGGCAAAACCCATGAGGCAGTTTACGACCGCGATCATCCACCTGGCTTTCGCTGGCTGCACGAACGCTTTGGTTCCAACTTCCGCCTTACTGAAGTCCAGAGCGCTATTGGCCGCATCCAGCTCCAGCGCCTGACCGAGTGGATCACCGCGCGCACGCGTAACGCTCTTATGCTCGCTCAGGCATTGGCGGATTGCTCTGCGGTGCGCGTACCTCTCCCGCCGGAGGGTATCACTCACGCCTGGTACAAGTTTTATGCTTTCGTAAAATCTGATGCTCTGTCAGATGGCTGGAGTCGCGACCGCATCCTCAGCGAGATTGAATCCCTTGGCTATCCAGCCCTTGCTGGTAGTTGCAGTGAGGTTTATCTGGAGAAGTGCTTTAAGGAGGCTGGGTTGTCACCTCCTAAGCGGTTGCCAGTTGCGCAGGAGCTTGGGCAGACCAGTTTGATGTTTTTAGTTCATCCTTCCATCACCCCAGAGCAGATGGCTGGCTACGCCGATGCAGTGCGTTCGGTTGTGATCCGGGCATGCCGGTGA
- a CDS encoding nucleoside-diphosphate sugar epimerase/dehydratase: protein MSPLARRMLLIGIDALLLPLAVWLSFWLRLAHPHHPSFLAAGIWMLPAALLFGLPLYALTGQYKGLTRYVGSRALYRLAFRNGLLVLLLACSGAMLRLPMPPRSSWILVWLLLTALTGTVRFALRDLLLSLRSVAPKQMIRVAIYGAGEAGAQLAAALRLAGNHQIITFLDDSPSLWLRTINDIPIQPPQVLNEIQDQLDQVLLAIPSLPRSERRRIVVELQQQVIPVLQIPSVDDLTSGRARIDALRPVAIEDLLGRDSVPPVPELLGPGLRDAVVCVTGAGGSIGSELCRQILQLAPKLLILLESSEPSLYALEQELLQQLPSSVELMPVLGSATDLALVNRLFAGYGVQTVFHAAAYKHVPLVEANPLAGLANNVGSTRVVCQAAVAAGVSELVLISTDKAVRPTNVMGASKRLAELVVQASALELAQSAGGGGHFRTRLAMVRFGNVLGSSGSVVPLFRRQIAAGGPITLTHPEIIRYFMTIPEAAQLVLQAATLAKGGDVFLLDMGEPVRIKDLAQQMVRLGGLSLRDAQNPGGDIEIVCTGLRPGEKLYEELLIDAESESTRHPLIFRAQERALPLDQLCSRLDVLDSAIEAQDVEGALALLAELVPEWHRVGSHAKFTSSGTLKALP, encoded by the coding sequence ATGTCTCCGTTAGCCCGTCGGATGCTTTTGATCGGTATTGACGCCCTACTGTTGCCCCTGGCTGTATGGCTCAGCTTTTGGTTGCGGCTGGCCCATCCGCATCATCCCAGCTTTCTTGCTGCCGGCATCTGGATGTTGCCAGCGGCGCTGTTGTTTGGTCTGCCTTTGTATGCCCTCACCGGGCAATACAAAGGGCTTACGCGCTACGTCGGTAGCCGTGCTCTTTATCGCCTCGCTTTTCGTAATGGATTGCTTGTGTTGTTGTTGGCTTGCTCCGGGGCGATGCTTCGCCTGCCGATGCCCCCCCGCAGCAGTTGGATTCTGGTTTGGTTACTGCTCACCGCTTTGACCGGAACGGTGCGCTTTGCTCTGCGAGATCTGCTTCTGTCGCTGCGCTCAGTTGCCCCGAAGCAGATGATACGCGTTGCCATCTATGGCGCTGGTGAAGCCGGTGCTCAGCTCGCCGCCGCTCTGCGGCTGGCCGGCAACCATCAGATCATCACTTTCCTTGATGATTCGCCCAGTCTCTGGTTGCGCACTATCAACGATATACCGATCCAGCCGCCCCAGGTGTTGAATGAGATTCAGGATCAGCTCGATCAGGTGCTGCTGGCGATTCCCTCCCTTCCTCGCAGTGAACGCCGTCGCATCGTGGTTGAGTTGCAACAGCAGGTGATTCCGGTATTGCAGATCCCGTCGGTTGACGACCTCACCTCCGGCAGGGCCCGCATCGATGCGCTTCGCCCCGTGGCCATTGAAGATCTGCTCGGTCGTGATTCAGTACCACCTGTTCCGGAGTTGCTAGGTCCTGGGCTGCGTGATGCTGTTGTTTGCGTCACCGGTGCCGGTGGTTCGATCGGTTCAGAGCTTTGTCGTCAAATCTTGCAGTTAGCTCCGAAGCTTTTGATTCTGCTCGAAAGCAGTGAACCGTCGCTTTATGCTCTAGAGCAAGAGTTGCTCCAGCAGCTGCCTTCTTCGGTGGAGTTGATGCCGGTGCTCGGTAGCGCCACCGATCTGGCGCTGGTGAATCGTCTGTTTGCAGGCTATGGCGTGCAGACAGTTTTCCATGCCGCTGCCTACAAACACGTGCCGCTGGTGGAGGCGAACCCGCTTGCGGGCTTGGCCAACAACGTCGGCTCCACCCGGGTCGTCTGCCAGGCTGCTGTTGCCGCTGGCGTCAGTGAGTTGGTGCTTATTTCCACCGACAAAGCGGTTCGTCCCACCAATGTGATGGGTGCCAGCAAGCGTCTGGCTGAGCTGGTGGTGCAGGCATCGGCATTGGAGCTAGCCCAGAGCGCCGGGGGGGGTGGCCATTTCCGCACCCGACTGGCGATGGTGCGCTTCGGCAATGTGTTGGGCTCTTCTGGGTCGGTGGTGCCCCTGTTTCGCCGCCAGATCGCTGCCGGCGGGCCGATCACACTCACCCACCCCGAGATCATCCGCTATTTCATGACGATCCCGGAAGCAGCTCAGTTGGTACTCCAGGCCGCCACTCTCGCTAAAGGCGGTGATGTGTTCTTGCTCGACATGGGAGAGCCGGTGCGTATCAAAGATCTTGCCCAACAGATGGTTCGCCTCGGAGGATTGTCTCTTCGCGATGCTCAGAATCCCGGCGGAGATATTGAGATTGTCTGCACCGGTTTGCGTCCCGGCGAGAAGCTCTATGAAGAACTATTGATCGATGCCGAATCCGAATCAACGCGGCACCCCCTCATCTTCCGTGCCCAAGAACGAGCGCTTCCTTTAGATCAGCTCTGCTCTCGCCTTGATGTTCTTGATTCGGCAATCGAGGCCCAGGATGTGGAGGGTGCCTTGGCTTTGCTTGCGGAACTGGTGCCCGAATGGCACAGGGTCGGCTCCCATGCAAAATTTACGTCTTCAGGGACTCTCAAGGCTTTGCCTTAA
- a CDS encoding YdcF family protein: MDPDRFFAGLDLYRGGKAQRLLFTGGASPFRHGQPPEGQRYLYLTEAAELGIPAAAMASTPPVINTAEEAVAIRQLLPASQARVLLVTSAFHMRRAQRLFERQGLEVQPFPVDFQARGRWAGPLWQDPTQWLPSAAALDHSSRALSELLGRLI, from the coding sequence GTGGATCCTGATCGCTTCTTCGCCGGTCTCGATCTCTACCGTGGCGGCAAGGCGCAGCGCCTGCTGTTTACCGGCGGGGCCAGCCCCTTTCGCCATGGTCAACCCCCCGAAGGCCAGCGTTACCTTTACCTCACCGAGGCAGCCGAGTTGGGAATCCCCGCGGCGGCCATGGCCAGCACGCCGCCGGTGATCAATACAGCTGAAGAGGCGGTGGCCATCCGCCAGCTGCTGCCCGCCAGTCAAGCCCGGGTGCTGTTGGTCACCAGCGCCTTTCACATGCGCCGCGCCCAGAGGCTTTTCGAGCGGCAGGGCTTGGAAGTGCAGCCCTTTCCGGTGGATTTTCAGGCCCGTGGTCGCTGGGCCGGTCCGCTTTGGCAAGACCCCACCCAGTGGTTGCCCAGCGCTGCTGCTCTTGACCACAGCTCTCGCGCCCTGAGTGAACTCTTGGGCCGGCTGATCTAA
- a CDS encoding nucleotide sugar dehydrogenase, whose amino-acid sequence MPAASIRSICCIGAGYVGGPTMAVIADRCPTVQVTVVDINQTRIDAWNDSDLSKLPVYEPGLDAVVGRARGRNLHFSTAVDDAIAAADMVFISVNTPTKTKGLGAGQASDLRWVEACARQVAKSATGHTIVVEKSTLPVRTAEAVKAILSAKEQSSDGAQKSFAVLSNPEFLAEGTAIPDLESPDRVLIGGEHPEAIDALASIYENWVSPDRILRTNLWSSELSKLTANAFLAQRISSINSVGALCEATGADVREVARAIGTDSRIGSKFLQAGPGFGGSCFQKDILNLVYLCRHFGLPDVADYWESVVTVNTWQQHRIARTVVQKLFGTVTGKRLAILGFAFKADTNDTREAPAIRIAQDLLEEGAQLAIHDPKVDAEQIARDLKLPASSAPDADSGPTRAALSGEGTWWPSEDIAAAVSGADAVLILTEWQHYRDLDWSHLAPLMRQPAWVFDARSVVKPADVLKAGLQLWRVGEGQP is encoded by the coding sequence ATGCCGGCTGCTTCCATCCGCTCCATCTGCTGCATCGGTGCTGGTTACGTGGGTGGCCCAACCATGGCGGTGATCGCTGACCGCTGCCCGACTGTGCAGGTGACAGTGGTTGACATCAATCAGACCCGCATCGACGCCTGGAATGACAGTGATCTGAGCAAGCTTCCTGTGTACGAACCTGGCTTGGATGCGGTGGTGGGACGCGCCAGGGGCCGCAATCTTCATTTCTCCACCGCAGTGGATGACGCCATCGCTGCCGCGGACATGGTTTTCATCTCTGTCAACACGCCCACCAAGACCAAAGGACTGGGAGCGGGCCAGGCCAGTGATTTGCGCTGGGTGGAAGCCTGTGCCCGCCAGGTGGCCAAGTCGGCCACAGGTCACACGATCGTGGTGGAGAAAAGCACGTTGCCGGTGCGCACAGCTGAGGCAGTCAAGGCGATTCTTTCCGCCAAAGAACAGTCTTCCGATGGAGCACAAAAGAGCTTTGCTGTGTTGTCTAATCCTGAATTCCTGGCGGAAGGAACTGCGATTCCTGATCTGGAATCACCCGACCGTGTATTGATCGGTGGCGAGCATCCCGAAGCGATCGATGCATTGGCCTCGATTTATGAAAACTGGGTTTCTCCGGATCGCATTCTGCGCACCAACCTCTGGAGCAGTGAGCTTTCCAAGCTCACGGCAAATGCCTTTTTGGCGCAGCGAATTAGCTCCATCAACAGCGTTGGTGCTCTCTGTGAAGCCACCGGCGCTGATGTGCGAGAGGTGGCCAGAGCGATCGGCACCGACAGTCGTATTGGCTCCAAATTCCTGCAGGCGGGTCCCGGCTTCGGCGGCAGCTGTTTCCAGAAAGACATTCTCAACCTGGTTTATCTCTGCCGTCATTTCGGCTTGCCGGATGTGGCCGACTACTGGGAATCCGTGGTGACGGTCAACACCTGGCAGCAGCACCGCATCGCGCGCACGGTGGTGCAGAAGCTGTTTGGCACAGTGACTGGCAAACGCCTGGCGATACTCGGTTTCGCCTTCAAGGCCGACACCAACGACACCCGCGAAGCTCCGGCGATCCGCATTGCTCAGGATCTGCTTGAGGAAGGTGCTCAGTTGGCGATTCATGATCCCAAGGTGGACGCTGAGCAGATCGCTCGCGATCTCAAGCTTCCGGCCAGCTCTGCTCCTGATGCGGATTCCGGTCCCACGCGTGCTGCTTTGAGTGGTGAAGGCACCTGGTGGCCTAGTGAGGACATTGCTGCTGCAGTGAGTGGTGCTGATGCGGTGCTGATCCTCACCGAATGGCAGCACTATCGAGACCTCGACTGGTCTCATTTGGCGCCTTTGATGCGTCAGCCCGCCTGGGTGTTCGATGCGCGTTCGGTGGTGAAGCCCGCTGACGTCCTGAAGGCAGGATTGCAGCTCTGGCGTGTGGGTGAAGGCCAGCCATGA